A region of Dermabacter vaginalis DNA encodes the following proteins:
- a CDS encoding anthranilate synthase component II, which translates to MAATEHSSAPCRILVVDNYDSFVYTIVGYLEQLGAECVVARNDAIPESTGGTPDLSEFNGVLISPGPGNPLTAGCTLEVIGECARTSTPMFGVCLGLQSLAHYFGATVTHAPQLMHGKTSLIHHDGRGPFASLPTPFEATRYHSLAVVPETVDEDILEITARADDGSIQGLSHRSLPLHSVQFHPESVLTRGGHAMLAFFLELAEGRDGSRAKDRARGLAPLLTPVTPH; encoded by the coding sequence ATGGCGGCAACTGAACACTCAAGCGCCCCGTGCCGCATCCTCGTTGTCGATAATTACGACTCGTTCGTGTACACGATCGTCGGGTACCTCGAACAGTTGGGGGCCGAATGCGTCGTCGCGCGCAATGATGCCATCCCCGAATCCACGGGCGGCACCCCCGATCTTTCGGAGTTCAACGGGGTGCTCATCTCCCCCGGTCCCGGCAACCCTCTCACCGCGGGCTGCACGCTCGAGGTGATCGGCGAATGTGCCCGTACCTCAACTCCCATGTTTGGAGTCTGCCTGGGCCTGCAATCGCTCGCCCACTATTTCGGTGCGACCGTGACGCACGCGCCGCAGCTCATGCACGGCAAAACGAGCCTCATCCATCATGATGGTCGCGGCCCCTTCGCGTCGCTTCCTACACCTTTTGAAGCGACGAGGTATCACTCGCTCGCGGTTGTTCCCGAAACGGTTGATGAGGACATTCTTGAGATCACGGCCCGCGCTGACGACGGCAGCATCCAGGGGCTGTCTCACAGAAGCCTTCCACTTCACAGCGTGCAGTTCCACCCGGAGAGCGTGCTCACGAGAGGCGGGCATGCGATGCTCGCCTTCTTCCTTGAGCTTGCCGAGGGCCGCGATGGCTCACGCGCAAAGGACCGCGCCCGCGGGCTCGCACCCCTCCTCACGCCCGTCACCCCTCACTGA